A portion of the Colius striatus isolate bColStr4 chromosome 1, bColStr4.1.hap1, whole genome shotgun sequence genome contains these proteins:
- the GGACT gene encoding gamma-glutamylaminecyclotransferase encodes MARVFVYGTLKKGQPNYKHMISPSKGLAKFQGRGRTAEKYPVVITGKYNIPYMLNLPGKGYQIDGDIYTVDDQMLQFLDEFEGYPEMYQRTLMRIEVVEWEGKGGAGQDVVECFVYYKETYPPEWVSLPYHQGYDSQGKHGLRYVLPEHRD; translated from the coding sequence ATGGCTCGTGTCTTCGTCTACGGCACCCTGAAGAAAGGCCAGCCCAACTACAAGCACATGATCAGTCCAAGCAAGGGGCTAGCGAAATTCCAAGGAAGGGGCCGCACAGCCGAGAAGTACCCAGTGGTGATCACGGGAAAATACAACATTCCTTACATGCTGAACCTGCCGGGGAAAGGATACCAGATCGATGGGGACATTTACACGGTTGACGACCAGATGCTGCAGTTCCTGGATGAGTTTGAAGGCTACCCAGAGATGTACCAGCGTACTCTCATGAGAATCGAGgtggtggagtgggaagggaagggcgGCGCGGGCCAGGACGTCGTGGAGTGCTTCGTGTACTACAAGGAAACGTACCCACCCGAGTGGGTCAGCCTCCCCTACCATCAGGGTTACGACTCCCAGGGCAAACACGGCCTCCGCTACGTCCTGCCCGAGCACCGGGATTAG